In the Haloferula helveola genome, one interval contains:
- a CDS encoding DUF2007 domain-containing protein, giving the protein MKELIRDSDLTKVTYFRNLLEGEGIATMMRNEHLQSSGLAEIPIPEFFPALCVMADEDYERALGIIRDHIESNRERSDEEVACKGCGEMNPGNFDICWSCGGEISG; this is encoded by the coding sequence ATGAAGGAACTTATCCGCGACTCCGACCTTACCAAGGTCACCTATTTCCGGAACCTGTTGGAAGGCGAGGGGATCGCGACGATGATGCGCAACGAACATCTCCAGTCGTCCGGTCTGGCGGAGATCCCAATCCCCGAATTCTTCCCCGCGTTGTGCGTGATGGCTGACGAAGACTACGAGCGCGCCCTCGGCATCATCCGGGATCACATCGAGTCGAACCGGGAGCGCTCCGACGAGGAGGTCGCATGCAAGGGATGCGGTGAGATGAATCCGGGCAACTTCGACATCTGCTGGTCCTGCGGTGGAGAGATCTCAGGCTAA
- a CDS encoding DUF2254 domain-containing protein — protein MRTWLEHFWSRLRTSFWFVPGSLVVLSAVIAHAIIAFDRSDASDSFTQWLQPEAVSADGVRSLLSTAATAVLTLAGLTFSATLVALTLASSQFGSRILRNFIRSLPNQFALGMLLGNFVFCLIVLRAVRSAEEGEFIPHIATLGAFLATLTSLATFIHFVHHISVSLQADRIISSIHSELDQAIERFFPDCRPEDPDERKADQEKSEWETIENEIPINANRSGYIAAINVEGLVETCAELGVRCRVLLRPGQFVQEGSTLLAVSHDGDLEDAELQRLRRDVLLDRIRTAEQDFEFCLRQLVEVALRALSPGINDPFTAMNCIDYLGDALGKVATRKLPKRTFSDAEKVPRVRVRPTVFADLLGAAFHQIRQAAADRADIAIRLLDVLEEIGDRAMLDTHRDAIAEHADAVLACASSVDGCDREPVEAAHRRVMEALGRS, from the coding sequence ATGAGAACCTGGCTCGAACACTTCTGGTCGAGGTTGCGGACGAGCTTCTGGTTCGTTCCGGGGTCGCTGGTCGTGCTTTCCGCAGTGATCGCGCATGCCATCATCGCATTCGACCGTTCGGATGCCAGCGACAGCTTCACCCAGTGGCTTCAACCGGAGGCGGTTTCCGCCGACGGAGTCCGGTCGCTGCTTTCGACCGCCGCCACCGCGGTGCTGACGCTGGCCGGCTTGACCTTCTCGGCCACGCTGGTCGCGCTGACGCTGGCATCGAGCCAGTTCGGCAGCCGGATCCTCCGCAACTTCATCCGCTCGCTGCCCAACCAGTTCGCGCTCGGCATGCTGCTGGGCAACTTCGTATTCTGCCTGATCGTCCTGCGCGCGGTGCGCAGCGCGGAGGAAGGCGAGTTCATCCCGCACATCGCCACCCTCGGCGCCTTCCTCGCCACGCTCACCAGCCTGGCGACCTTCATCCACTTCGTGCATCACATTTCCGTCTCGCTGCAGGCGGACCGGATCATCTCGTCGATCCACTCCGAGCTCGACCAGGCGATCGAGCGGTTCTTCCCCGACTGCCGGCCGGAGGACCCGGACGAACGCAAGGCCGACCAGGAGAAGTCGGAGTGGGAGACGATCGAGAACGAAATCCCGATCAATGCGAACCGCAGCGGCTACATCGCCGCGATCAATGTCGAAGGACTGGTCGAGACCTGTGCGGAACTCGGGGTGCGTTGCCGCGTCTTGCTTCGTCCGGGACAGTTCGTGCAGGAAGGCAGCACCTTGCTCGCGGTGAGCCACGATGGCGACCTGGAGGATGCAGAGCTTCAGAGACTGCGCCGCGACGTCCTTCTCGACAGGATCCGCACCGCCGAGCAGGACTTCGAATTCTGCCTCCGCCAACTCGTCGAAGTCGCCTTGCGCGCCCTTTCGCCCGGTATCAACGATCCGTTCACCGCGATGAACTGCATCGACTATCTGGGCGATGCGCTGGGCAAAGTGGCGACCCGCAAGCTTCCGAAGCGCACCTTCAGCGATGCCGAAAAGGTTCCGCGGGTCCGCGTCCGTCCGACCGTCTTCGCCGATCTCCTCGGTGCGGCGTTCCATCAGATCCGCCAGGCCGCGGCGGACCGTGCGGACATCGCGATCCGGTTACTGGACGTGCTGGAAGAAATCGGAGACCGGGCGATGCTCGACACCCACCGGGATGCCATCGCCGAACATGCCGATGCCGTGCTCGCCTGCGCATCGAGCGTCGACGGCTGCGACCGCGAGCCGGTCGAAGCGGCCCACCGGCGGGTCATGGAGGCCCTTGGCCGGAGCTGA
- a CDS encoding YifB family Mg chelatase-like AAA ATPase yields MISRLYSAALRGVEALEVEVEVNVRNSETPTVVVVGLPDAAVRESSQRVISAVSASPLRMADGTKTVNLAPADVKKEGPSFDLPIALAMASASEEVELPGEDCCIVGELALDGSVRPVKGVLSIALEAKARGRRRVLVPEANAPEAAVIEGVDIYPIRNLYQAWRFLIGEETIEPVRIDRTRFFGESRSYEVDFDEVKGQHHVKRALEVAVAGGHNLLMVGPPGTGKSMLAKRLPTIMPDMSEDEAIEVTKIHSISGLLDPKRSFLTTRPFRSPHHTISDAGLLGGGTNPGPGEVSLAHRGVLFLDELPEFRRQTLEVMRQPLEDGHVTISRAAGSLTFPASSMLVAALNPCPCGYYGDSKRDCRCSPRKIEQYRQRISGPLLDRIDLHVDVPLVDYRELSGKERGESSASIRQRIVTARELQRRRFAGTATRTNSGMGPRQVRAFCELDAEGSSYLEQAMETLNFSARAHDRILKVARTLADLEDSERIATHHVLEAIQYRSLDRNLFN; encoded by the coding sequence ATGATCAGTCGTCTGTATTCCGCAGCGCTTCGGGGTGTCGAGGCCCTCGAGGTGGAAGTGGAGGTCAATGTGCGCAACTCCGAGACTCCCACCGTGGTGGTCGTCGGGCTGCCGGATGCGGCGGTTCGCGAATCCTCACAGCGGGTGATTTCCGCCGTCTCCGCCTCCCCGCTGCGGATGGCGGACGGGACCAAGACGGTCAACCTCGCCCCTGCGGACGTGAAGAAGGAAGGGCCGTCCTTCGACCTGCCGATCGCCCTGGCGATGGCGTCGGCCTCCGAAGAAGTCGAGTTGCCCGGGGAGGACTGCTGCATCGTAGGAGAACTGGCGCTCGACGGCTCGGTGAGGCCGGTGAAAGGCGTGCTCTCGATCGCGCTGGAAGCGAAGGCCCGCGGCCGGCGGCGGGTGCTGGTTCCCGAGGCGAACGCCCCTGAAGCCGCCGTCATCGAAGGCGTCGACATCTACCCGATCCGAAATCTCTATCAGGCATGGCGGTTCCTGATCGGCGAGGAAACGATCGAGCCGGTCCGTATCGACCGCACCCGCTTCTTCGGAGAAAGCCGGAGCTACGAGGTCGACTTCGACGAGGTGAAAGGCCAGCACCACGTGAAGCGCGCGCTGGAGGTCGCGGTCGCCGGCGGCCACAACCTTCTGATGGTCGGACCTCCGGGCACCGGCAAGTCGATGCTCGCCAAGCGGCTGCCGACGATCATGCCGGACATGAGCGAGGACGAGGCGATCGAGGTCACCAAGATCCACTCGATCTCCGGCCTGCTCGATCCCAAGCGCTCCTTTCTCACCACCCGGCCATTCCGGTCGCCGCATCACACGATTTCCGACGCAGGCCTGCTCGGTGGCGGCACCAACCCCGGTCCCGGAGAGGTGTCACTGGCTCACCGCGGCGTGCTCTTTCTCGACGAACTTCCGGAGTTCCGTCGCCAGACGCTCGAGGTGATGCGCCAGCCGCTCGAGGACGGTCACGTCACGATTTCCCGCGCCGCCGGCTCCCTCACCTTCCCCGCATCGTCGATGCTCGTGGCCGCGCTCAATCCGTGTCCCTGTGGCTACTATGGAGACAGTAAGAGGGACTGCCGCTGCTCACCGCGGAAGATCGAGCAGTACCGGCAGCGGATCTCCGGGCCGTTGCTCGATCGCATCGATCTCCACGTCGACGTGCCGCTGGTCGACTACCGGGAACTTTCGGGAAAGGAGCGGGGTGAGAGTTCGGCAAGCATCCGCCAGCGGATCGTCACGGCACGGGAGCTTCAGCGGCGGCGGTTCGCCGGCACCGCGACCCGCACCAACTCCGGCATGGGGCCACGGCAGGTGCGCGCCTTCTGCGAACTGGATGCCGAAGGGTCGTCCTACCTCGAGCAGGCGATGGAGACCCTCAACTTCTCGGCCCGCGCCCACGACCGGATTCTGAAAGTCGCCCGGACCCTGGCCGATCTCGAGGACTCGGAACGGATCGCCACCCATCACGTGCTCGAAGCCATCCAGTACCGCAGCCTCGACCGGAATCTGTTCAACTAA
- a CDS encoding beta strand repeat-containing protein: protein MIPSKPRTVWGRILIPALLSLPALQAQVTPGFELNFDAQNPASAISSASWISTTANSSHDFGFGGDVSLESVTTGLSGITNAYRFTGGGGDSDNLTWNGLFGEGDATTWEFWLKPTDTGDANQVIYESGGSGTGFAIWYETGTASDDSGTVHFTIDGGSGASIETVSAVIDTTEFRQIVLVYDEAAGGGSIDSMEIYVDGALVDDNLTATAFDDASNDNDNTALDDYCGGDGTGLGNANNSLAETASDGEFDGDISIFRVYGSQALTAGEVLANYQALSGPDTAAPTISSTDPTDDATGIYPGAVLVATFNEVIQAGTGSITIIEDPSGAATSTPIAIGDSQITISGKELSIDLSSNLAFGTEYEVQIPSGVVTDTADTPNDFDGTSAGQWTFTTVAVDGTAPVTTTFDPVDDSTEVLLDTTLTVTFDEDVLLNSGASLVLLDEDFEADGGNFTTVGTPNDWAWGAPNSDNDAGLIITTGNNGSTNCWATALGAGGTPSGTINTAADSILQGPDAAGSGVDLTGVASAQLQFAAAVDSVDGDTIEVLVKEVGTDTLLYTVPASSLTPPVTSDWATYGPFDISDAVGHNVYFEFRYVGTSNLYIGLYIDDLLVTGIDGANAITLKNLTDGVDTVIPIDDASQVSVSGSTVTITPTDPLTAAVNYAVRIGSTAIRNYNDLDFAGIADDTTWSFSTASSTLYIGDNNNKNDRWNNPANWDVGVPSGGLSPTIAAANPWVTVWSASTPTYTGDLTMEPNTTIQVGWTNNFVESWNCLGTAGSTTITMGDGVLIKGRTSGTPDVPAIVLQGDVTFSCGESTQTPASPNFGEPITGAHQFTLQSNASGPTVVFDANNTFSHLVIRGINGRGGSHGTVRASAAGSLGAGNVTLESAASNDATLKLEFDASGAMDAAGTLNIDAKGPSGDGSNRIQMDADNTINLLNIQGFPFPAGTYGRVGTPATVDYEAAWMSGDSVLTVTSAPADAAAPVATVTDDSVNGEVFLSLQPSVTFSFTFDEAITTSATTADFSSSGSAPVTIDSVTQTDLNVIEVVVTASGTGTIALQADGSASFDDLFGNSLTGPVLDDSTVTVRDIGDLSTQLGVLSLTNNNGINPATGNLWQIGDNYRLAFVTSGTTDATSNDIATYNTLVQNAANASSLGLGSASWFAIASAAGDGGGIPAVDARTNTSTNPGVDGTGEPIYLMNGTTIAANDYSDLWDGVTNNHINRDEENAARPTNTIPLFNPYGGVWTGTNDNGTANAALGVASPRFGIFSAETKFWESRGTSGQATEAALYGLSEVLTVSAAGPPDTTDPTLVSIADDVGGGPITTSDTVVYTVTFDEPINDGTVETGDFEDGGTSAATIDSVATTGDPAVFEVTVSPGVAGDLILQIASGAVIEDLAGNALDTTSALQDDTTITVTAGTPYTIWSGGALFEDDANGDGISNGMAFILGAADVNANAAGLLPQPGTEPGFLTLSFERLDGIAPVVLSIDYSGDLGFGNTDVIPLTSQTLGSGVVVEVVDGSPTDSVTVKIPDSFASGNGTLFGRLSATEN from the coding sequence ATGATACCATCAAAACCCCGAACCGTCTGGGGCCGGATCCTGATCCCGGCCCTTCTCTCCCTGCCCGCGCTGCAGGCTCAGGTCACTCCGGGCTTCGAACTCAACTTCGATGCCCAGAATCCCGCGAGCGCGATCAGCAGTGCGAGCTGGATTTCGACGACCGCCAACTCCAGCCATGACTTTGGCTTCGGCGGCGATGTGAGCCTTGAGTCAGTGACCACCGGACTGTCGGGCATCACGAATGCCTACCGCTTTACCGGCGGCGGTGGTGACTCCGACAACTTGACCTGGAACGGCCTTTTCGGAGAAGGCGACGCGACGACCTGGGAGTTCTGGCTGAAACCGACCGACACGGGTGACGCCAACCAAGTGATCTACGAAAGCGGAGGATCCGGAACCGGTTTCGCCATCTGGTATGAGACCGGCACCGCGTCCGACGACTCGGGTACCGTTCATTTCACCATCGACGGCGGCAGTGGCGCATCGATCGAAACCGTCAGCGCGGTGATCGACACCACCGAGTTTCGCCAGATCGTTCTGGTATATGACGAGGCTGCGGGCGGCGGCTCGATCGACAGCATGGAAATCTACGTCGATGGAGCGCTGGTGGACGACAACCTGACGGCGACCGCTTTCGACGACGCCTCGAACGACAACGACAATACCGCACTCGACGACTACTGCGGCGGTGACGGAACCGGTCTTGGAAACGCCAACAACAGTTTGGCGGAAACCGCAAGTGACGGCGAGTTCGACGGCGACATATCGATTTTCCGGGTTTACGGCTCGCAGGCGCTCACCGCGGGCGAGGTTCTCGCGAACTACCAGGCGCTTTCCGGTCCTGACACCGCAGCCCCGACCATCAGCTCGACCGATCCGACCGACGATGCGACCGGCATCTATCCAGGTGCGGTGCTCGTCGCGACCTTCAACGAAGTTATCCAGGCCGGCACCGGCAGCATCACGATCATCGAGGATCCTTCGGGCGCCGCCACCTCGACGCCGATTGCGATTGGTGATTCGCAGATCACGATCTCGGGCAAGGAACTCTCGATCGATCTGAGTTCCAATCTGGCGTTCGGCACCGAATACGAAGTGCAGATTCCATCGGGGGTCGTGACCGACACCGCCGACACTCCGAATGACTTCGACGGCACCTCGGCGGGTCAATGGACCTTCACCACCGTCGCGGTGGATGGGACCGCCCCGGTAACGACCACCTTCGATCCGGTTGACGACTCGACCGAAGTGCTGCTCGACACCACCCTCACTGTCACCTTTGACGAAGACGTCCTCCTGAACTCCGGCGCCTCACTGGTGCTTCTCGACGAGGACTTCGAAGCCGATGGCGGCAACTTCACGACCGTTGGCACGCCCAACGACTGGGCATGGGGCGCTCCGAACTCGGACAACGACGCCGGCCTGATCATCACCACCGGCAACAATGGCTCGACCAACTGCTGGGCGACAGCACTCGGCGCCGGCGGCACGCCTTCGGGCACGATCAACACTGCTGCCGATTCGATCCTCCAAGGCCCCGACGCGGCCGGCAGTGGCGTCGATCTCACCGGCGTGGCATCCGCCCAACTGCAGTTCGCCGCCGCGGTGGACTCGGTCGACGGTGACACCATCGAGGTCCTCGTCAAAGAAGTCGGAACCGACACCCTGCTCTACACGGTACCTGCCAGCTCGCTGACTCCGCCGGTGACCTCCGACTGGGCGACCTACGGGCCATTCGACATCTCCGACGCCGTCGGACACAACGTGTATTTCGAATTCCGATATGTGGGCACCAGCAACCTCTACATCGGTCTGTATATCGACGACCTGCTCGTCACCGGAATCGACGGCGCGAACGCGATCACGCTCAAGAACCTCACCGACGGTGTCGACACGGTCATCCCGATCGACGATGCCTCACAGGTCTCGGTCAGCGGTTCGACTGTCACCATCACCCCGACCGATCCGCTGACGGCGGCGGTCAACTACGCGGTGCGCATCGGCTCGACGGCAATCCGCAACTACAACGATCTCGATTTCGCCGGCATCGCCGACGACACGACGTGGAGTTTCTCGACGGCTTCTTCGACGCTCTACATCGGCGACAACAACAACAAGAACGACCGCTGGAACAACCCGGCCAACTGGGACGTGGGAGTTCCTTCTGGAGGACTCAGCCCGACCATCGCGGCGGCCAACCCGTGGGTGACCGTCTGGAGCGCCAGCACGCCGACCTACACCGGCGACCTGACGATGGAACCGAACACGACCATCCAGGTCGGCTGGACGAACAACTTCGTCGAGTCCTGGAACTGCCTCGGCACCGCCGGATCGACCACGATCACGATGGGTGACGGTGTCCTGATCAAAGGTCGCACCAGCGGAACCCCCGATGTGCCAGCGATCGTGCTCCAGGGAGACGTCACCTTCAGCTGCGGTGAATCGACCCAGACACCGGCCAGCCCGAACTTCGGCGAACCGATCACCGGAGCGCACCAGTTCACGCTGCAGTCCAACGCCAGCGGCCCGACCGTGGTCTTCGACGCCAACAACACCTTCAGCCATCTGGTGATCCGTGGCATCAACGGACGCGGCGGCAGCCACGGTACGGTGCGGGCAAGCGCGGCCGGCTCCTTGGGAGCGGGCAACGTGACTCTCGAGTCCGCGGCAAGCAACGATGCGACGCTCAAACTCGAGTTCGACGCATCCGGAGCGATGGACGCCGCCGGGACGCTCAACATCGACGCCAAGGGACCGTCCGGCGACGGCTCCAACCGGATTCAGATGGACGCTGACAACACAATTAACCTGCTCAACATCCAGGGCTTCCCGTTCCCCGCCGGCACCTACGGCCGGGTCGGAACACCGGCCACCGTCGACTACGAAGCTGCCTGGATGAGCGGCGACAGCGTGCTCACCGTGACCAGCGCGCCCGCCGACGCCGCAGCGCCGGTGGCGACGGTCACCGACGACTCGGTCAACGGCGAGGTCTTCCTCTCCCTCCAGCCGTCGGTCACCTTCTCGTTCACCTTCGACGAAGCGATCACGACCTCGGCGACCACCGCAGACTTCTCGAGCAGCGGCTCGGCTCCGGTGACGATCGACAGCGTCACCCAGACCGATCTCAACGTGATCGAAGTGGTGGTGACCGCCAGCGGCACGGGCACCATCGCCCTGCAGGCTGACGGCAGCGCGTCATTCGACGACCTGTTCGGCAACAGCCTGACCGGGCCTGTGCTCGACGACAGCACCGTGACCGTCCGCGACATTGGCGACCTCAGCACGCAGCTCGGGGTTCTCAGCCTCACTAACAACAACGGGATCAACCCGGCGACCGGAAACCTGTGGCAGATCGGCGACAACTACCGTCTCGCCTTCGTCACCAGCGGAACGACCGACGCGACCTCGAACGACATCGCCACCTACAACACCCTCGTGCAGAACGCCGCCAACGCGAGTTCCCTCGGTCTCGGGTCGGCAAGCTGGTTCGCGATCGCATCGGCCGCGGGAGATGGCGGAGGAATCCCGGCCGTTGACGCACGCACCAACACCTCCACCAATCCCGGTGTCGACGGCACAGGCGAGCCGATCTACCTCATGAACGGAACCACGATCGCTGCCAACGACTACAGCGATCTTTGGGACGGAGTGACGAACAACCACATCAACCGCGACGAGGAGAACGCCGCACGTCCCACCAATACCATTCCGTTGTTCAATCCCTACGGAGGTGTATGGACCGGCACCAATGACAACGGGACCGCCAACGCCGCCCTCGGCGTTGCCAGCCCGCGCTTCGGCATCTTCAGCGCCGAGACGAAGTTCTGGGAAAGCCGCGGGACATCCGGCCAAGCAACCGAGGCCGCCCTCTACGGGCTCTCCGAGGTGCTGACCGTAAGTGCTGCCGGCCCGCCGGACACCACGGACCCGACGCTCGTCTCGATCGCCGACGACGTCGGTGGCGGTCCGATCACCACCTCCGACACGGTGGTCTACACCGTGACCTTCGACGAGCCGATCAACGACGGCACCGTTGAAACCGGGGACTTCGAAGACGGTGGCACGTCCGCCGCAACCATCGACAGCGTCGCCACCACGGGCGACCCGGCGGTCTTCGAGGTGACGGTTTCGCCCGGTGTGGCCGGTGACCTGATTCTTCAGATCGCCTCCGGTGCGGTGATCGAGGATCTTGCCGGCAACGCGCTCGACACGACCTCGGCGCTTCAGGACGACACCACCATCACGGTCACGGCGGGCACGCCTTACACGATCTGGAGCGGTGGCGCGTTGTTCGAAGACGACGCCAACGGCGACGGGATCTCGAACGGCATGGCCTTCATCCTCGGCGCGGCCGATGTGAATGCCAACGCCGCCGGCCTGCTTCCGCAACCGGGAACCGAACCCGGCTTCCTGACGCTGAGCTTCGAGCGCCTCGACGGCATCGCTCCGGTGGTGCTGAGCATCGACTACAGCGGCGACCTCGGCTTCGGAAACACCGACGTGATTCCGCTGACCAGCCAGACGCTCGGCAGCGGCGTCGTGGTGGAAGTGGTCGACGGCAGCCCGACGGACTCCGTGACGGTCAAGATCCCCGACAGCTTCGCCTCCGGCAACGGCACCCTCTTCGGTCGCCTGAGCGCCACCGAGAACTGA
- a CDS encoding substrate-binding domain-containing protein, whose product MKQGGFLSISEQIADHLREEIARGKWGGGLPGVHALASEIGVNFKTVTAALRKLEEEGLVVRPGSGKRRQIAIHGTRGSKTLVIGILHADEADIRLHYLVELQHLLMNAGHSVRVVRCPLMNRAGGDGRTNRIIRGAEVNAWIVLAGSQELLKWMIGRGFPTFAMFGRRRRLQIAGVGPDKLPAVAQATRKLIELGHRRVAMICRPARRLPQPGAAERVFLEELGKGGIEPSSYHLPHWEDNPESLHQSLSSLFALTPPTALLVDEVELYTAVQHFLSNRGIRVPADVSLICTDSDPSFEWCRPKVTRIAWDSGPVVRRIVRWADNISRGKKDLRQTATTARFVEGETIGPPKPGI is encoded by the coding sequence TTGAAGCAGGGCGGTTTTCTTAGCATTTCCGAACAAATTGCCGATCACCTGCGGGAGGAGATCGCCCGCGGCAAGTGGGGCGGCGGCTTGCCCGGCGTGCATGCCTTGGCTTCGGAGATCGGGGTCAATTTCAAGACGGTCACGGCAGCGCTGCGGAAGCTGGAGGAAGAGGGTCTCGTAGTGCGCCCCGGGTCGGGGAAGCGGCGTCAGATCGCCATCCACGGGACAAGAGGGTCCAAGACCCTCGTCATCGGAATCTTGCACGCGGATGAGGCGGATATCCGGCTCCACTACCTTGTGGAACTGCAGCACCTGCTGATGAATGCCGGGCACTCGGTCCGGGTCGTGAGGTGTCCGTTGATGAACCGCGCCGGAGGAGATGGCCGGACCAACCGGATCATCCGCGGCGCCGAGGTCAACGCGTGGATCGTGCTCGCCGGATCCCAGGAGTTGCTCAAGTGGATGATCGGGCGCGGCTTCCCGACCTTCGCGATGTTCGGCCGGCGCCGGCGTTTGCAGATCGCGGGGGTGGGTCCGGACAAGCTGCCGGCGGTTGCACAGGCGACGCGCAAGCTGATCGAGCTCGGTCACCGCAGGGTGGCGATGATCTGCCGGCCGGCGCGTCGACTTCCTCAACCCGGTGCTGCCGAGCGCGTTTTTCTCGAGGAACTCGGGAAGGGCGGCATCGAACCGAGTTCCTACCACCTGCCGCACTGGGAAGATAATCCGGAGAGCCTGCACCAGTCATTGTCGTCGCTCTTCGCGCTGACTCCGCCGACCGCGTTGCTGGTCGACGAAGTCGAACTCTACACCGCGGTGCAGCACTTTCTCAGCAACCGGGGCATCCGGGTGCCGGCGGACGTTTCGCTCATCTGCACGGACTCGGACCCGTCATTCGAATGGTGCCGACCAAAGGTCACACGCATCGCGTGGGACAGTGGCCCGGTGGTCCGGCGCATCGTCCGCTGGGCCGACAACATCAGCCGTGGGAAAAAGGACCTCCGGCAAACGGCCACCACCGCCCGCTTTGTCGAGGGCGAGACGATCGGTCCGCCGAAACCCGGAATCTAG